Proteins encoded in a region of the Ruegeria sp. AD91A genome:
- the gluQRS gene encoding tRNA glutamyl-Q(34) synthetase GluQRS — MTFVTRFAPSPTGPLHLGHAYSAMIASDMARSENGQFLLRIEDIDQSRSRRHWEDQIYDDLKWLGLTWPKPVLRQSDRLSIYDRALDRLWKRGLLYPCVCNRKDIAAAASAPQEGAPLLGPDGIVYPGTCRNANQAKDLSRIHHPRNQALRLDVAKACRAIRDPAKFQFSELGSGPDGETGTVTFTPDEMATNIGDVVLSRRDMGTSYHLSVVLDDAAQGITRVVRGRDLFEATRIHVLLQALLNLPTPEYFHHDLIRDDAGKRLAKRDDARAISKYRAEGASPADIRHMVGL; from the coding sequence GTGACTTTCGTAACGCGTTTCGCGCCATCCCCGACCGGTCCACTTCACCTTGGGCACGCCTATTCTGCGATGATCGCCAGCGACATGGCCAGATCCGAAAATGGACAGTTCTTGCTGCGCATCGAAGATATCGATCAGTCCCGCTCGCGTCGGCATTGGGAGGATCAGATCTACGATGACCTCAAATGGTTGGGGCTGACCTGGCCGAAACCGGTTTTGCGTCAATCAGATCGGCTGAGTATCTATGATCGAGCGTTGGATCGGTTGTGGAAAAGGGGTCTTCTGTATCCCTGCGTCTGTAACCGCAAAGATATTGCTGCCGCCGCAAGCGCCCCCCAAGAAGGCGCGCCCTTGCTTGGACCAGATGGAATAGTATATCCCGGAACATGTCGAAATGCTAATCAAGCCAAAGACTTAAGCCGAATACATCATCCGCGAAACCAGGCGCTGCGACTGGACGTTGCCAAAGCCTGTCGAGCAATCCGCGATCCTGCCAAATTCCAATTCTCGGAACTGGGCTCAGGTCCCGATGGCGAAACAGGAACTGTCACATTCACCCCGGATGAAATGGCAACAAATATCGGCGATGTTGTACTTTCCCGCCGTGACATGGGTACGTCCTACCATTTGTCCGTCGTTCTTGACGACGCAGCTCAAGGGATCACCCGTGTGGTTCGCGGTCGGGATCTGTTCGAAGCCACCCGCATTCATGTTCTGCTTCAGGCGCTGTTGAACCTGCCTACACCCGAGTATTTCCACCACGATCTGATCCGCGATGACGCGGGCAAACGACTGGCCAAACGGGACGACGCACGTGCGATCTCGAAATATCGGGCCGAAGGTGCCAGCCCGGCTGACATCCGCCATATGGTGGGGCTTTGA
- the hisI gene encoding phosphoribosyl-AMP cyclohydrolase: MQKVFVMSDPVAFDPSTLKYNEAGLIPAIAQDEVSGEVLMMAWMNAQAIEKTLETGRVTYWSRSRQSFWIKGETSGHVQKLVDFRIDCDRDCLLVLVRQTGAACHTNRRTCFYTAVRDGTETELMAPMEVT, from the coding sequence ATGCAAAAGGTTTTTGTCATGTCTGACCCCGTCGCGTTTGATCCATCTACTCTGAAATATAACGAGGCGGGACTGATTCCGGCAATTGCGCAGGATGAGGTGTCGGGTGAAGTTCTGATGATGGCATGGATGAATGCGCAGGCCATTGAAAAGACATTGGAAACGGGCAGGGTGACCTATTGGTCACGCTCGCGTCAGTCTTTCTGGATCAAGGGCGAAACCTCAGGTCATGTGCAGAAACTGGTGGACTTCCGCATCGATTGTGACCGCGATTGCCTGTTGGTTCTGGTGCGTCAAACCGGTGCTGCCTGTCACACCAACCGCCGGACGTGCTTTTACACCGCGGTGCGGGACGGGACCGAAACCGAACTGATGGCTCCGATGGAAGTAACGTAG
- a CDS encoding iron-sulfur cluster assembly scaffold protein, which yields MSGENDLIKLYSGRILALAADIPHLDRLENPDATVKKRAPLCGSTVTVDLNVQDGRVSAFGQDVKACALGQASASLVGDAIIGATRAQVEAARDQLAAMLKKDGPAPDAPFDGLKVLMPARDYKNRHASILLALDATAEAMAQAEQAHCA from the coding sequence ATGAGCGGCGAGAACGACCTGATTAAGCTGTATTCCGGACGCATTCTGGCGCTGGCGGCGGACATCCCGCATCTGGATCGGCTGGAAAACCCGGATGCAACGGTCAAGAAACGCGCACCTCTATGCGGCTCTACAGTGACGGTTGATCTGAACGTTCAGGATGGTCGCGTCAGTGCCTTTGGACAGGACGTGAAGGCCTGTGCGTTGGGTCAGGCGTCCGCTTCGTTGGTTGGCGACGCAATCATTGGCGCGACGCGTGCACAGGTCGAAGCGGCGCGCGATCAGCTTGCTGCGATGTTGAAAAAGGATGGCCCCGCTCCGGACGCGCCCTTCGACGGTCTCAAGGTTCTGATGCCGGCGCGGGACTATAAGAACCGCCATGCTTCAATCCTGCTGGCGCTGGACGCCACTGCGGAAGCCATGGCGCAGGCGGAACAGGCACATTGCGCCTGA
- a CDS encoding MarC family protein produces MNNLLEHFVTLWVVIDPIGTIPVFIAVTAGLTAAARRKTALLAALISAGVLLFFLVFGQLLIEALDIGLNSFQVAGGIILFLFALTMIFGESKQEIEQRQAEEDQEDKYHKQNPAIFPLAVPSLASPGAMLAVVILTDNHRYSAADQGITALVMLSVLVVAFVLMLLAEPIIRLIGHSGAAIISRIMGMILASVAVNSVLSALLEIFKTGQL; encoded by the coding sequence TTGAATAATCTGCTTGAGCATTTTGTGACGCTTTGGGTCGTCATTGACCCGATTGGCACAATTCCGGTTTTTATCGCCGTCACCGCAGGTCTTACTGCTGCGGCCCGGCGGAAAACGGCCCTGTTAGCCGCCCTGATAAGCGCAGGCGTTTTGCTGTTTTTTCTTGTGTTTGGGCAATTGCTGATCGAAGCGCTGGATATCGGTCTGAATTCGTTTCAGGTGGCTGGGGGTATCATACTGTTTCTTTTTGCACTGACGATGATCTTCGGCGAGAGCAAACAGGAAATTGAACAACGTCAGGCCGAAGAGGATCAGGAAGACAAGTATCACAAGCAAAACCCAGCAATCTTCCCTCTTGCCGTTCCGTCTCTGGCCTCACCCGGGGCGATGCTGGCCGTCGTCATCCTGACAGACAACCATCGATATAGTGCAGCAGATCAAGGGATTACCGCGCTGGTCATGCTTTCGGTTCTGGTTGTTGCCTTTGTTCTCATGCTCTTGGCGGAACCGATCATTCGCCTGATTGGCCACTCAGGAGCGGCGATCATCAGCCGTATCATGGGGATGATCCTGGCCTCTGTCGCGGTCAATTCCGTCCTGTCCGCATTGCTTGAGATTTTCAAAACCGGACAGTTGTAA
- the recG gene encoding ATP-dependent DNA helicase RecG gives MSGRPEQLFPLFAELETLDGVGPKTAQALEQAGIESPRDVLFGLPYAVVDRRRRETIQGVDLPATLTVEVTVGPHRPPRNKGGAYRIHVEDSQSDFQLVFFHARGDYLKKMLPQGSRRVVSGKLELFDGMAQMVHPDHMLPVEQASEIPEFEPVYHLTQGLTQKTAFKASRSALARAPELVEWIDPAQMAQQNWPDWISAIRAGHNPQGADDVSLFAAARQRLAYDELFAHQMTLALARQRDRKSRGVVSVGTGALQSKVLASLPYRPTSAQSRAIEEIAADMATDARMNRLLQGDVGAGKTLVAFMALLIAVEAGGQGVMMAPTEILARQHLEGLRPLAEEAGVVLELLTGRDKGAERRAKLEALKNGNIQILVGTHAVFQSDVEFKALRLAIVDEQHRFGVRQRMELSEKGQGADVLVMTATPIPRSLALAQYGDMDVSVLDEKPPGRKPIKTAIVSTERMDEVVSHLRRAIEEGRQCYWVCPLVDESEVSDLTAAEERFKRLRAILGEGVVGLVHGQMPAAEKDAAMSAFQIGATKVLVATTVIEVGVNVPNATIMVIERAEIFGLAQLHQLRGRVGRGDAESTCLLMYQPPLSEGGRKRLEVLRETEDGFRISETDLEMRGAGDLIGTAQSGLPKFRIADLERQAGLMAVAQSDARALLNADPELTSDRGRAARILLWLMKQDQAIRLISVG, from the coding sequence ATGAGCGGGAGGCCGGAACAGCTGTTCCCGCTGTTTGCGGAGCTGGAAACACTCGACGGCGTTGGCCCCAAAACCGCGCAAGCCCTGGAACAGGCCGGTATTGAGAGCCCACGCGACGTTCTGTTCGGCCTGCCCTATGCCGTTGTCGATCGACGCCGGCGAGAGACGATTCAGGGCGTCGATCTGCCCGCCACGTTGACCGTCGAAGTGACGGTCGGTCCACACAGGCCGCCTCGAAACAAGGGTGGGGCATACCGCATTCATGTCGAAGACAGTCAGTCTGATTTTCAGTTGGTTTTCTTTCACGCGCGCGGGGACTATCTGAAAAAAATGCTGCCTCAGGGTTCGCGCCGTGTGGTTTCGGGCAAGCTGGAGCTGTTCGATGGCATGGCTCAGATGGTGCATCCGGATCATATGTTGCCCGTCGAGCAAGCCAGTGAGATCCCAGAGTTCGAACCGGTTTACCATCTGACACAGGGGCTGACCCAGAAGACGGCGTTCAAGGCCAGCCGCAGTGCTCTGGCGCGGGCGCCGGAGCTGGTGGAATGGATCGACCCTGCGCAGATGGCACAGCAAAACTGGCCGGATTGGATCTCTGCAATTCGTGCTGGTCACAATCCTCAAGGGGCTGATGATGTCTCACTGTTTGCGGCTGCACGTCAGCGTCTGGCCTATGACGAGCTGTTCGCGCATCAGATGACGCTGGCTCTGGCGCGTCAGCGAGATCGGAAATCCCGTGGTGTCGTCAGCGTAGGGACAGGCGCGTTGCAATCCAAGGTTTTGGCCAGTCTTCCTTATCGTCCGACCAGCGCGCAAAGCCGCGCGATCGAGGAAATCGCGGCCGATATGGCAACGGACGCCCGCATGAACCGATTGTTGCAGGGTGACGTAGGGGCCGGCAAGACGTTGGTGGCTTTCATGGCCCTTCTGATTGCAGTCGAGGCCGGAGGGCAGGGCGTGATGATGGCCCCGACTGAGATCCTCGCGCGCCAGCATCTTGAAGGGTTACGCCCGCTGGCGGAAGAGGCGGGAGTGGTGCTGGAACTGCTCACCGGGCGAGACAAGGGCGCAGAGCGGCGCGCCAAGCTTGAGGCTTTGAAAAATGGCAACATTCAAATTCTGGTCGGCACCCATGCCGTGTTTCAGAGTGATGTTGAATTCAAAGCGCTGCGATTGGCTATCGTTGACGAACAGCACCGGTTTGGTGTGCGCCAGAGGATGGAATTGTCGGAAAAAGGGCAGGGTGCGGACGTATTGGTGATGACTGCCACACCTATTCCACGCAGTCTGGCGCTGGCCCAATATGGCGACATGGACGTCTCTGTGCTGGACGAAAAGCCGCCGGGGCGCAAACCTATCAAGACAGCGATTGTCAGCACGGAGCGCATGGATGAGGTCGTATCCCATCTGCGTCGCGCGATTGAAGAGGGGCGGCAGTGCTATTGGGTCTGCCCCTTGGTCGATGAATCTGAGGTTTCGGACCTGACGGCTGCTGAAGAAAGATTCAAGCGCTTGCGTGCTATATTGGGCGAAGGTGTGGTCGGGCTGGTTCATGGGCAAATGCCGGCGGCCGAAAAAGACGCGGCAATGTCTGCATTCCAGATCGGGGCCACCAAGGTTCTTGTCGCCACGACCGTCATTGAAGTGGGGGTCAACGTGCCCAATGCCACGATCATGGTCATTGAACGGGCCGAGATATTTGGTCTGGCCCAACTACATCAACTGCGCGGTCGCGTGGGGCGTGGTGACGCGGAATCGACATGTTTGCTGATGTACCAACCGCCGCTCAGCGAGGGGGGACGTAAGCGGTTGGAGGTTCTGCGTGAGACTGAAGACGGGTTTCGTATCTCTGAAACCGATCTGGAAATGCGTGGTGCGGGGGATCTGATCGGAACCGCACAGTCCGGTCTGCCCAAGTTCCGCATTGCTGATCTTGAGCGTCAGGCCGGATTGATGGCTGTAGCCCAATCCGATGCCCGGGCGTTGCTGAATGCGGACCCCGAGCTGACCTCAGACCGGGGCCGCGCGGCGCGTATACTTTTGTGGCTGATGAAGCAGGATCAGGCGATCCGTTTGATTTCAGTAGGTTAG
- the ligA gene encoding NAD-dependent DNA ligase LigA yields MSNLTSISELTEDEARAELARLAELLSKANTLYHTADAPDMSDAEYDALKRRNAEIEARFPYLKRSDSPTDQVGAKPADGFSKVTHAVRMMSLGNAFDDEDVADFDRSIRKYLGLGFGESLAYTAEPKIDGLSLSLRYEKGQLVQAATRGDGEVGENVTANARTVSDIPQHLQNAPEVLEVRGEVYMSHPDFEALNARQAERGGKPFANPRNAAAGSLRQLDSEITRSRPLRFFAYAWGEVSQPLADSQMGAIERLKSLGFSTNPLTRLCATTHEILDHYRNIEAQRSTLGYDIDGVVYKVNDLSLQARLGFRSTTPRWAIAHKFPAELAWTRLEAIDIQVGRTGALSPVARLHPVTVGGVVVSNATLHNEDYIAGRDAKGGTIRDGKDIRVGDWVQVYRAGDVIPKLSDVDLSKRPPGSQTFAFPTRCPECHSEAIREEGDAVRRCTGGLICPAQAVEKLKHFVSRKAFDIEGLGAKQIEMFYDDPILPIKTPTDIFTLEQRDKGNLARLKNRDGWGETSARNLFAAIDEKRTIPFARLLFALGIRHVGEVGARDLALYYRDWETLTQALDAAHPAALAQRQADEAEDAERAAALAEGRRARVKEARDAAITAACVPPDANATWAELIGIDGIGATLGLSLSDAFSNVEERRAFDTLRKELTVIAPDAPASDSPVAGKTVVFTGTLEKMTRAEAKARAEALGAKVSGSVSKKTDILVAGPGAGSKAKKAAELGIETLDEDGWLQLIEGA; encoded by the coding sequence ATGAGCAACTTAACTTCCATATCCGAGCTGACAGAAGATGAGGCACGTGCCGAGCTTGCACGTCTGGCCGAACTGTTGTCGAAAGCAAATACGCTGTATCACACGGCTGACGCGCCTGACATGTCGGATGCGGAGTATGATGCTCTCAAGCGTCGCAATGCTGAAATAGAAGCGCGCTTCCCCTATCTCAAGCGTTCCGACAGCCCGACGGATCAAGTGGGTGCAAAGCCTGCTGACGGTTTTTCGAAGGTGACGCACGCCGTGCGCATGATGTCGCTGGGCAATGCTTTCGATGATGAGGACGTGGCAGATTTCGACAGATCGATCCGGAAATATCTGGGCCTTGGCTTCGGGGAAAGCCTTGCCTACACAGCCGAACCTAAGATTGATGGCCTGTCTCTGTCATTGCGTTACGAAAAAGGACAGCTTGTTCAGGCCGCGACGCGTGGAGATGGTGAAGTCGGTGAAAATGTAACGGCCAATGCCCGCACGGTCTCCGATATCCCGCAGCACTTGCAAAACGCACCCGAGGTTCTGGAAGTCAGGGGTGAGGTTTACATGTCTCATCCGGATTTCGAGGCGTTGAACGCGCGGCAAGCAGAGCGCGGTGGCAAACCCTTTGCCAATCCGCGCAACGCGGCGGCGGGGTCTTTGCGACAACTGGATTCGGAAATCACGCGCTCGCGCCCGTTGCGTTTTTTCGCTTATGCCTGGGGAGAGGTTTCGCAACCATTGGCCGACTCGCAGATGGGGGCGATCGAGCGGCTTAAATCACTTGGATTTTCGACGAATCCTCTGACCCGTCTTTGCGCAACGACGCACGAGATATTGGATCATTATCGCAATATTGAAGCCCAACGTTCCACCTTGGGCTATGACATTGATGGGGTTGTTTACAAGGTGAATGATCTGTCGCTTCAGGCGCGTTTGGGGTTTCGCTCAACCACACCACGATGGGCGATTGCACACAAATTTCCAGCCGAACTGGCATGGACAAGGTTGGAGGCGATCGACATTCAGGTCGGTCGCACAGGCGCGCTTAGCCCGGTCGCACGGTTGCATCCAGTGACGGTGGGCGGTGTTGTTGTTTCCAACGCCACTTTGCACAACGAAGACTATATCGCGGGACGCGATGCCAAGGGCGGCACGATCCGCGATGGCAAGGATATTCGTGTCGGTGACTGGGTTCAGGTTTATCGCGCCGGGGACGTTATTCCGAAGCTGTCTGATGTTGATCTGTCCAAACGCCCACCTGGTTCGCAAACCTTTGCCTTTCCAACGCGCTGTCCGGAATGTCATAGCGAGGCGATCCGCGAAGAAGGCGACGCAGTCCGCCGCTGCACCGGTGGCTTGATTTGCCCCGCGCAGGCCGTTGAAAAACTGAAGCATTTCGTCTCGCGCAAAGCGTTTGATATTGAAGGCCTTGGCGCGAAACAGATCGAGATGTTCTATGATGATCCGATCCTTCCGATTAAAACTCCGACGGATATCTTTACATTGGAACAGCGTGACAAGGGCAATTTGGCTCGGCTGAAGAACCGGGATGGGTGGGGGGAAACCTCAGCCAGAAATCTGTTCGCCGCGATCGACGAAAAGCGAACCATTCCGTTTGCGCGCCTGTTGTTTGCTTTGGGTATCCGACATGTGGGTGAAGTCGGAGCGCGTGATCTGGCGCTGTATTACCGCGATTGGGAGACCCTGACACAAGCCCTGGACGCCGCGCACCCGGCAGCTCTGGCGCAACGGCAAGCGGATGAGGCGGAAGATGCCGAACGGGCGGCCGCGCTGGCAGAAGGTCGTCGGGCGCGGGTCAAGGAAGCGCGGGATGCGGCAATCACCGCGGCGTGTGTTCCGCCGGATGCCAATGCCACCTGGGCGGAATTGATCGGAATCGATGGGATTGGTGCAACACTTGGTCTGTCTCTGTCCGATGCGTTTTCGAACGTGGAAGAAAGACGCGCCTTCGATACATTGCGCAAGGAATTGACAGTAATCGCACCTGATGCACCGGCATCAGACAGCCCAGTGGCAGGCAAGACGGTTGTGTTCACCGGGACGTTGGAAAAGATGACGCGCGCCGAAGCCAAGGCGCGGGCCGAGGCGTTGGGTGCGAAGGTGTCAGGTTCCGTCAGCAAGAAAACCGATATTCTGGTCGCCGGTCCCGGTGCGGGTTCGAAAGCCAAGAAAGCGGCAGAGCTGGGTATCGAAACCCTGGATGAGGATGGCTGGTTGCAGCTGATCGAAGGCGCATGA
- the ctrA gene encoding response regulator transcription factor CtrA, translating to MRILLVEDDPTTSKSIELMLTHANLNVYATDLGEEGIDLAKLYDYDLILLDLNLPDMNGHEVLRQLRIARVETPILILSGADDTESKIKGFGFGADDYLTKPFHREELVARIHAIIRRSKGHSQSIIHTGRVAVNLDAKTVEVDGKTVHLTGKEYQMLELLSLRKGTTLTKEMFLNHLYGGMDEPELKIIDVFICKLRKKLSNATGGENYIETVWGRGYVLRDPQNNSLDETRMAVGL from the coding sequence ATGCGCATACTTCTTGTCGAGGATGATCCGACCACGTCCAAAAGCATCGAACTGATGCTGACGCATGCGAACCTGAACGTCTACGCGACGGATCTTGGCGAAGAAGGAATCGATCTGGCGAAACTCTATGATTACGACCTGATCTTGCTGGATCTGAACCTGCCGGACATGAACGGGCATGAGGTTCTGCGCCAGTTGCGGATCGCCAGGGTGGAAACGCCGATTCTGATTCTGTCCGGTGCTGATGATACTGAAAGCAAGATCAAAGGCTTTGGATTTGGTGCGGATGATTATCTGACCAAACCCTTCCATCGCGAAGAACTTGTGGCGCGCATTCATGCCATTATCCGCCGTTCCAAAGGGCATTCGCAATCGATCATTCACACAGGGCGTGTAGCAGTGAATCTTGATGCCAAAACCGTCGAAGTGGATGGTAAGACTGTGCATTTGACCGGCAAGGAATACCAGATGCTCGAGTTGCTCAGCCTGCGTAAGGGGACGACTCTGACGAAGGAAATGTTTCTGAATCACCTCTATGGCGGCATGGATGAACCCGAACTGAAAATCATTGACGTATTCATCTGCAAGCTGCGCAAAAAGCTAAGCAATGCAACCGGAGGAGAGAACTACATCGAAACCGTTTGGGGCCGCGGTTATGTGCTGCGAGATCCGCAAAACAACTCGCTGGACGAAACACGGATGGCAGTCGGTCTCTGA
- a CDS encoding DUF1153 domain-containing protein encodes MYLHKVEGPRSVALPDGSILTHADLPPANTRRWVASRKILVVRGVLYGLISLSEAKRKYGISDQEFNGWVSLVAEHGVEALKATALKKYRQPKGECELIIQR; translated from the coding sequence ATGTATTTGCACAAAGTTGAAGGGCCAAGGTCTGTTGCTCTGCCGGATGGATCTATTTTGACGCATGCCGATCTGCCGCCCGCAAACACAAGGCGATGGGTGGCGTCACGCAAGATTCTTGTCGTGCGTGGAGTACTTTACGGTTTGATCAGCCTGTCGGAAGCAAAAAGGAAATACGGCATCAGCGACCAAGAGTTCAACGGTTGGGTGTCGTTGGTCGCAGAGCACGGCGTTGAGGCATTGAAAGCGACGGCGCTAAAAAAGTATCGACAACCTAAAGGCGAGTGTGAATTAATAATTCAACGGTAA
- the mnmA gene encoding tRNA 2-thiouridine(34) synthase MnmA, producing the protein MALDTETPLNSLGFAKPPSETRVVVAMSGGVDSSVVAAYLADQGYDVVGVTLQLYDHGAALAKKGACCAGIDIHDARRVAEERGFPHYVLDYENIFKDAVIDEFADSYLAGATPVPCIRCNERVKFKDLLETAKDLEADCMATGHYIQRKMGANGPELHSAEDANRDQSYFLFSTTPEQLNFLRFPLGHLPSKDATREMAAQYGLSVADKPDSQDICFVPDGNYASVIEKLRPGAAEPGEIVHADGRVLAQHNGVIHYTIGQRRGLGIGGLSEPLYVVKLDVDKKQVVVGPKEMLATRVVPVREINWLGDEPFTSRDEWHLSVKVRSTRPPREAILRPLSDTTAEVELLTPEEGISPGQACVFYASEDSRVFGGGWIWRGY; encoded by the coding sequence ATGGCCCTCGATACCGAGACCCCGCTGAACTCGCTTGGCTTTGCCAAACCGCCCTCGGAGACGCGGGTCGTTGTGGCGATGTCAGGGGGCGTCGACAGTTCCGTTGTCGCGGCCTATCTGGCCGATCAGGGCTATGATGTGGTCGGTGTGACGTTGCAGCTTTATGACCACGGCGCGGCGTTGGCCAAGAAAGGTGCCTGTTGCGCAGGAATCGATATTCATGATGCGCGCCGCGTGGCGGAAGAGCGTGGATTTCCACATTACGTTCTGGATTACGAGAACATCTTTAAGGATGCCGTGATCGACGAGTTCGCCGACAGTTATTTAGCAGGTGCAACGCCAGTTCCCTGCATCCGCTGCAACGAGCGGGTGAAATTCAAGGATCTTCTGGAAACCGCCAAGGATCTTGAGGCAGACTGCATGGCCACCGGCCACTACATTCAGCGCAAGATGGGCGCCAACGGTCCGGAACTGCATAGCGCCGAAGACGCCAATCGCGATCAGTCCTATTTCCTGTTCTCGACCACGCCGGAGCAACTGAACTTCCTGCGCTTCCCGCTGGGCCACCTGCCGTCAAAAGATGCAACCCGTGAAATGGCTGCGCAATATGGGCTGTCTGTAGCAGACAAGCCTGACAGTCAGGATATTTGCTTCGTGCCCGACGGCAACTATGCCAGTGTCATCGAAAAACTACGCCCCGGAGCCGCGGAACCCGGCGAGATCGTTCACGCGGATGGCCGCGTTCTGGCGCAGCACAACGGTGTAATCCACTATACGATCGGGCAACGTCGCGGTCTTGGCATCGGCGGCCTCAGCGAGCCGCTTTACGTCGTCAAACTGGACGTTGACAAAAAGCAGGTCGTAGTGGGCCCGAAAGAGATGCTGGCAACGCGCGTCGTTCCGGTGCGCGAGATCAACTGGCTGGGCGACGAACCCTTCACGTCACGCGATGAATGGCATCTATCCGTTAAAGTCCGTTCGACCCGCCCGCCGCGCGAGGCAATCCTTCGGCCGCTGTCGGACACAACGGCCGAGGTCGAACTGCTGACCCCCGAGGAAGGCATCTCGCCAGGGCAGGCCTGTGTGTTTTACGCAAGTGAAGACAGCCGCGTATTCGGCGGCGGCTGGATCTGGCGTGGGTATTAA
- a CDS encoding carboxymuconolactone decarboxylase family protein, translating to MTRIPPLSDQEMTVDARASHAALGAYGPFDNWARVAAYCPPVLNHVTGMLTTLREQENLPRRALELAMVTVSKLNACDYCVSHHTPLLTVAGLSPEGAARLPDVADHTELDACDKAVVRYAEAVTIRSGRMRDAEVADLREWFTDAQIVELTWRIALCGAFNRFNDALQIQIESEVKPVSA from the coding sequence ATGACCCGCATTCCCCCTTTGTCGGATCAGGAAATGACAGTCGACGCGCGCGCGTCCCACGCAGCATTGGGCGCGTATGGTCCGTTTGACAACTGGGCCCGCGTTGCGGCGTATTGCCCTCCGGTTCTGAACCATGTCACGGGAATGCTGACAACCCTGCGAGAGCAGGAGAACCTGCCGCGCCGTGCGTTGGAGCTGGCTATGGTGACGGTTTCGAAACTGAATGCCTGCGATTATTGCGTCTCGCATCACACACCGCTGCTGACGGTGGCGGGTCTCAGCCCCGAAGGTGCGGCGCGTCTGCCAGACGTCGCAGATCATACGGAACTCGATGCCTGTGACAAGGCGGTCGTTCGCTATGCCGAAGCCGTGACGATCCGGTCGGGCCGTATGCGGGACGCTGAAGTGGCGGATCTGAGGGAATGGTTCACGGATGCTCAGATCGTCGAGCTGACCTGGCGCATCGCCTTGTGCGGTGCGTTCAATCGGTTCAACGATGCATTGCAGATTCAGATCGAATCCGAGGTCAAACCGGTTTCAGCTTAA
- the lpxB gene encoding lipid-A-disaccharide synthase yields MRVFLVAGEPSGDRLGGALMEGLKTLVPDVEFDGVGGPLMQAQGLSSRFPMSELTVMGLVEVLPKFFHLKRRISETAQAVLDTKPDVLITIDSPDFSLRVAKIVKANSKIRTVHYVAPSVWAWRPGRADKMAKVIDHVLALLPFEPPYMEQAGMDCDFVGHPVASEPIATPDEIAAFRNRFDLADAPILLALPGSRRGEIERLAESFGGALRLFIDDHPNYRVVIPTVGSTTDLINELVREWPGAPVVLDPRNVGAEQATADKRAAIGVADLALAASGTVSLELAAQNTPMVIAYKLNWLTQKVAERMVKLDTVTLVNLVSDTRAVPECLLNNCQPERIAEALREVAGATNAQQHAMNLTMDRLGRGGEAPGLRAARAVLNRMQPENA; encoded by the coding sequence ATGCGTGTCTTTCTGGTCGCTGGTGAACCTTCGGGTGACCGGCTGGGCGGAGCGCTGATGGAGGGGTTGAAAACCCTGGTGCCTGATGTTGAATTCGACGGGGTCGGTGGCCCGTTGATGCAAGCGCAGGGTCTGAGCAGCCGGTTTCCCATGTCCGAGCTTACGGTCATGGGGCTTGTTGAAGTTCTGCCGAAGTTTTTCCACCTGAAACGGCGTATTTCCGAGACAGCACAGGCGGTGCTGGACACGAAACCGGATGTATTGATCACGATAGACAGCCCTGATTTCAGCTTGCGCGTCGCCAAGATCGTCAAAGCTAACAGCAAAATCCGAACAGTCCATTATGTTGCCCCCAGCGTCTGGGCCTGGCGACCCGGGCGTGCTGACAAGATGGCAAAGGTCATCGACCATGTGCTGGCGCTTCTTCCTTTCGAACCTCCATACATGGAACAGGCAGGGATGGACTGCGACTTTGTCGGTCATCCTGTGGCCAGCGAGCCGATTGCCACACCAGACGAGATCGCGGCCTTTCGGAACCGCTTCGATCTGGCCGACGCGCCAATCCTCCTGGCTTTGCCCGGTTCGCGGCGGGGTGAGATCGAACGTCTGGCAGAGTCTTTCGGCGGCGCATTGCGGTTGTTCATCGATGACCACCCGAATTACCGCGTGGTGATCCCGACGGTAGGTTCGACAACCGATCTGATAAATGAATTGGTGCGAGAATGGCCCGGCGCCCCCGTGGTGCTGGACCCTCGCAATGTAGGCGCAGAGCAAGCCACAGCCGACAAACGTGCAGCCATTGGTGTCGCAGATCTTGCACTTGCTGCATCGGGAACGGTTTCGCTGGAACTTGCGGCGCAGAATACGCCGATGGTCATTGCGTACAAACTCAACTGGCTGACGCAGAAGGTGGCGGAACGGATGGTCAAACTGGACACCGTTACTCTGGTCAATCTGGTCTCGGACACGCGCGCCGTGCCGGAATGCCTGCTGAATAATTGTCAGCCTGAAAGGATCGCCGAAGCCTTGCGTGAGGTGGCCGGCGCAACCAACGCGCAACAGCACGCCATGAACCTGACCATGGATCGGTTGGGGCGAGGAGGCGAAGCACCTGGTTTGCGCGCGGCGCGGGCTGTTCTGAACAGAATGCAGCCAGAAAATGCTTGA